One Deefgea tanakiae genomic region harbors:
- the gspK gene encoding type II secretion system minor pseudopilin GspK, producing the protein MMPTSKFKQRGVAIIAALMVAALVASVAGLLMLRQQRALQQLEIRKDTAEARAATWSVLQLVRLTLRDDARAGQPDHLLKPWAVPIPEIKIENGAMSGRLTELNGRFNLANLLDKEGQLSPAGVAAYKKLLLNLGQPVSLADALVKHLQSKAILEAGKSKILPLVEVNELTLIDGYSIELVRQIEPSIVALPVQTTINVNFVSAEVLSAWGPKITVSAAEQALAKRRSKYFANPGDFVQQLPKEMQAEIPPAMLAVNSQFFWADLGARFGNVFLQHRALLDRSKSEMPTVLWVRRIY; encoded by the coding sequence ATGATGCCGACATCCAAATTCAAACAGCGTGGCGTCGCGATTATCGCAGCGCTGATGGTCGCGGCCTTAGTCGCCTCGGTTGCTGGATTGTTGATGCTCAGGCAGCAGCGCGCTTTGCAGCAACTCGAGATCCGCAAAGACACGGCCGAGGCGCGTGCTGCAACGTGGTCAGTTTTGCAATTGGTGCGTCTCACGCTGCGCGATGACGCCCGCGCAGGTCAGCCCGACCATTTGCTCAAGCCATGGGCGGTACCAATTCCAGAAATCAAAATTGAAAATGGCGCGATGAGTGGTCGGTTGACTGAACTCAATGGCCGTTTTAATTTGGCCAATTTGCTGGATAAAGAGGGGCAACTTAGTCCGGCAGGCGTCGCAGCCTACAAAAAATTACTGCTCAATTTAGGTCAACCCGTTAGCTTGGCCGATGCCTTGGTGAAGCATTTGCAGAGCAAAGCGATTCTAGAGGCAGGAAAAAGTAAAATTTTGCCGCTGGTGGAGGTCAATGAACTGACGCTAATTGATGGCTACAGCATTGAGCTGGTACGGCAAATCGAGCCTAGCATTGTCGCTCTGCCAGTGCAGACGACAATCAATGTCAATTTTGTATCTGCTGAAGTTTTATCCGCATGGGGGCCAAAAATAACCGTATCGGCTGCTGAGCAAGCTTTAGCAAAGCGTAGAAGCAAATACTTCGCTAATCCTGGTGACTTTGTGCAGCAATTGCCCAAAGAGATGCAAGCTGAAATTCCCCCAGCGATGCTGGCCGTGAATAGCCAGTTTTTCTGGGCAGATTTGGGGGCTCGCTTTGGCAATGTATTCTTGCAGCATCGCGCCTTGCTCGATCGATCAAAAAGTGAAATGCCTACTGTGCTGTGGGTACGGCGGATTTATTAA
- the gspJ gene encoding type II secretion system minor pseudopilin GspJ, with product MSRGFTLLEVLVALAIFAIMSLITYRGVNMVIDTRTAVVNETAYWRELTLAFERMESDLSQIAPRSWTDSEGKSQPPLRSFSSAEVPSSLEFIRFDGDRAPLHGVYECRPQSLTLKLFSQPDLAKTDQAVPHELLKNLRRCEFDFLDDKNQWRKQWGESASRPRAIRVRLAVEQHLGEYERVFLIP from the coding sequence ATGTCACGCGGATTCACCTTGCTTGAAGTGTTAGTGGCCTTGGCGATTTTTGCCATCATGAGTTTGATTACCTACCGTGGCGTCAATATGGTGATTGATACGCGCACGGCGGTGGTCAATGAAACCGCTTATTGGCGCGAATTGACGCTGGCATTTGAGCGGATGGAGAGTGATTTAAGCCAAATCGCACCTCGCTCATGGACTGATAGCGAAGGCAAATCGCAACCGCCATTGCGTAGTTTCAGCTCAGCAGAAGTGCCAAGCAGTTTGGAATTTATTCGCTTTGATGGCGACCGCGCGCCTTTGCATGGCGTGTATGAATGCCGTCCTCAGTCATTAACGCTCAAATTGTTTTCTCAGCCCGACCTTGCCAAGACCGATCAAGCGGTACCGCATGAATTACTCAAAAACCTACGTCGCTGTGAATTTGATTTCCTCGATGATAAAAATCAATGGCGTAAGCAATGGGGCGAGTCAGCCAGTCGGCCAAGGGCGATTCGCGTGCGCCTTGCCGTCGAGCAGCATTTGGGTGAGTACGAACGAGTGTTTTTGATTCCATGA
- the gspI gene encoding type II secretion system minor pseudopilin GspI, with translation MRAKSLGFTLVEVLVALAVLGVTLAAAAKLVIGSTDTLMTYRSRTLASWVASNQVNQMLAMRAYPETGSTQGQITQGNENFIYTMNISPTPNYSFRRIELSVALAERPEHILAQQVFYAARVD, from the coding sequence ATGCGAGCCAAATCACTGGGTTTTACTTTGGTTGAAGTCTTGGTCGCGCTGGCGGTGCTCGGGGTTACTTTAGCCGCCGCTGCAAAATTGGTCATCGGCTCAACCGATACGTTGATGACCTATCGCAGTCGAACGTTGGCAAGCTGGGTGGCGAGTAATCAGGTGAATCAGATGCTGGCCATGCGCGCGTATCCAGAGACAGGTTCAACGCAAGGCCAAATTACGCAAGGCAATGAGAATTTCATTTATACGATGAATATCAGCCCCACCCCCAATTATAGTTTTCGACGTATCGAGCTGAGCGTGGCATTAGCAGAGCGCCCTGAGCATATACTGGCACAGCAGGTATTTTATGCCGCCCGAGTGGATTAA